From the genome of Halomonas sp. MCCC 1A13316, one region includes:
- a CDS encoding sigma-54-dependent transcriptional regulator, translating to MHDPATIPVLIIDDEPHLRITAGQTLELAGYQPEPHASAESALEALAPDFPGVIVSDIRMPGMDGMALLREVRLRDPDLPVILITGHGDISTAVEAMREGAWDFLEKPFAGERLVEMVRRGVDKRRLSLENRQLKAELEAQQAAPGPRLVGRTPAIQRLASMVQRIAQVETDVLLFGETGTGKDLVARAIHERSPRGGHPFVAINCGAVPESIIESELFGHEKGAFTGAVERRIGKFEHANGGSVFLDEIESMPLALQVKLLRVLQERCVERLGANEAVPLDIRVIAATKVDLKLAAEAGEFREDLYYRLNVVTLPIPPLRERREDIPLLFQHFAVVAANRSGLEAPPLDTGGISSLMAHDWPGNVRELRNLAERYVLLGSAFDYRLDGLLEGVEADNPELALPQQVELFEKSLISQSLASHRGRITEVCEHLGLPRKTLYDKLRKYSLRAEDYRQKVEP from the coding sequence ATGCATGACCCGGCGACCATTCCGGTACTCATCATCGACGACGAACCCCACCTGCGCATCACCGCTGGCCAGACCCTGGAACTGGCCGGCTACCAACCGGAACCCCACGCCAGCGCCGAGAGTGCCCTGGAGGCGCTCGCCCCCGACTTTCCCGGCGTGATCGTCAGCGACATCCGCATGCCCGGCATGGACGGCATGGCTCTGCTGCGCGAAGTCCGCCTGCGCGACCCCGACCTGCCGGTCATTCTGATCACCGGTCATGGCGACATCTCCACCGCCGTGGAAGCCATGCGCGAGGGCGCCTGGGACTTTCTGGAGAAACCCTTTGCCGGGGAGCGGCTGGTCGAGATGGTTCGCCGCGGCGTTGACAAGCGACGCCTCAGCCTCGAGAACCGCCAGCTGAAAGCCGAACTGGAAGCACAGCAGGCTGCTCCCGGCCCACGCCTGGTGGGGCGTACCCCTGCCATCCAGCGCCTCGCGTCCATGGTGCAGCGCATCGCTCAGGTGGAAACCGATGTGCTGCTGTTTGGCGAGACCGGTACCGGCAAGGATCTGGTGGCGCGTGCCATTCATGAGCGCAGCCCCCGCGGCGGACACCCCTTCGTTGCCATCAACTGCGGTGCGGTACCGGAGAGCATCATCGAGTCGGAGCTGTTCGGCCATGAAAAAGGCGCCTTCACGGGGGCCGTGGAACGACGCATCGGCAAGTTCGAGCACGCCAACGGCGGCAGCGTGTTTCTCGACGAGATCGAGTCCATGCCGCTGGCGCTGCAGGTCAAGCTACTGCGGGTGCTTCAGGAGCGCTGCGTCGAGCGTCTCGGCGCCAACGAGGCCGTGCCGTTGGACATTCGCGTCATTGCCGCGACCAAGGTCGATCTCAAGCTGGCCGCAGAAGCCGGCGAATTCCGCGAGGACCTTTATTACCGGCTCAACGTCGTCACCCTGCCGATCCCGCCGCTGCGCGAACGGCGGGAGGACATCCCTCTGTTGTTTCAGCACTTCGCCGTGGTCGCCGCCAACCGCAGCGGGCTGGAAGCCCCGCCGCTGGACACCGGCGGCATTTCCTCCCTCATGGCCCACGACTGGCCCGGCAACGTACGCGAACTGCGCAATCTGGCCGAACGTTACGTACTGCTGGGCTCAGCCTTCGACTATCGTCTTGATGGTTTGCTGGAGGGCGTCGAGGCGGACAACCCAGAGCTGGCCCTGCCGCAGCAGGTGGAACTGTTCGAGAAGAGCCTGATCAGCCAGTCGCTGGCCAGCCATCGTGGTCGCATTACGGAGGTTTGTGAACATCTTGGCCTGCCGCGCAAGACGCTCTACGACAAGCTGCGCAAGTACAGCCTCAGGGCTGAGGACTACCGCCAGAAAGTCGAACCCTGA
- a CDS encoding YheV family putative zinc ribbon protein, with protein MAVQKRFIAGAICPRCAEMDRIRSWEQNGVRYRDCVSCDFFEQAPIEDEAAAELETRVNREREEQQRNTIQTVRILDPGSR; from the coding sequence ATGGCCGTTCAGAAACGCTTCATTGCCGGCGCTATCTGCCCCCGCTGTGCCGAGATGGACCGCATCCGCTCCTGGGAGCAGAACGGCGTGCGTTATCGCGACTGCGTCAGCTGCGACTTCTTCGAACAGGCACCGATCGAGGACGAAGCGGCTGCCGAACTGGAGACGCGCGTCAACCGTGAGCGCGAGGAGCAGCAACGCAACACCATCCAGACCGTGAGGATCCTAGACCCAGGAAGCCGTTGA
- a CDS encoding sodium-dependent transporter translates to MNATLERWSTRRAFILAVTGAAVGLGNIWRFPYITGENGGAAFLVLYVAFVLLLGLPVMMAEILIGRAGRRAPMQSLGYLAGLAGASRHWRLLGLFGAFTVFCILSFYSVVSGWSIEFLITAVNGGFAGRGADEIAAGFEAFLGDSRRMAFNHTLFLFMTMTVVAGGVAKGLERLNNLLMPLLYLLLVLLAGYAATTDGFGAALAWLFKPDFSAITPLVIMHAMGHAFFTLALGACALMAYGAYMPEHQSLPRAAGAVAVLDVGVALLAGIAIFSVVFTQGMDPGEGPGLMFVTLPIAFAELPWGALWLSVFFLLLLLATWTSSINLAEPMVATLQGMGLSRGKAAAVVGVSVWLVGLLSVLSFSALAEWRPLFGMNFFDLVTTIPTEIFLPVGGLLIAVFAAWIMSRQEAQAALGTGESGFRVWQGVVRWISIPLVAAVLVAGLL, encoded by the coding sequence ATGAACGCAACCCTGGAACGCTGGAGTACGCGGCGGGCCTTCATCCTGGCAGTGACGGGCGCTGCGGTGGGGCTTGGCAACATCTGGCGCTTTCCGTACATCACCGGAGAGAATGGCGGAGCCGCCTTCCTGGTGCTCTATGTGGCTTTCGTGCTTCTGCTGGGACTGCCGGTCATGATGGCCGAGATCCTGATCGGCCGCGCCGGACGGCGCGCGCCCATGCAGTCGTTGGGGTATCTGGCCGGCCTGGCCGGGGCCAGCCGTCACTGGCGCCTGCTGGGACTGTTCGGCGCCTTCACCGTGTTCTGCATCCTGTCGTTCTACTCCGTCGTTTCGGGCTGGTCCATCGAGTTTCTCATTACGGCGGTCAATGGCGGCTTCGCCGGCCGCGGCGCCGACGAGATAGCCGCCGGGTTCGAGGCATTCCTGGGCGATTCGCGCCGAATGGCCTTCAACCATACGTTGTTCCTCTTCATGACCATGACCGTGGTCGCGGGGGGCGTAGCCAAGGGGCTGGAGCGGCTCAACAACCTGCTGATGCCGTTGCTCTACCTGCTGCTGGTGTTGCTTGCCGGCTACGCTGCCACAACCGATGGGTTCGGCGCGGCGCTGGCCTGGCTGTTCAAGCCGGATTTTTCGGCCATCACCCCGTTGGTGATCATGCACGCCATGGGGCATGCCTTCTTCACCCTGGCGCTAGGGGCCTGTGCGCTGATGGCTTACGGCGCCTATATGCCGGAGCATCAAAGCCTGCCGCGTGCGGCCGGAGCGGTAGCCGTGCTCGATGTCGGCGTGGCATTGTTGGCTGGCATCGCCATCTTCTCGGTCGTGTTCACCCAAGGCATGGATCCCGGCGAGGGGCCGGGGCTGATGTTCGTCACTCTGCCCATCGCCTTTGCCGAGCTGCCCTGGGGGGCGCTGTGGCTCAGCGTGTTCTTCCTGTTGCTGCTGCTGGCGACCTGGACCTCTTCGATCAACCTGGCCGAACCCATGGTGGCCACCCTGCAGGGAATGGGGCTGAGTCGCGGCAAGGCCGCGGCAGTGGTCGGTGTCTCGGTGTGGCTGGTGGGGCTGTTGTCGGTGTTGTCTTTCTCCGCCCTGGCCGAGTGGCGCCCTCTGTTCGGTATGAACTTCTTCGATCTGGTCACGACCATTCCCACCGAGATCTTCCTGCCGGTGGGCGGGCTTTTGATCGCCGTCTTCGCCGCCTGGATCATGTCGCGACAGGAGGCCCAGGCCGCCCTGGGCACCGGAGAGTCGGGCTTTCGCGTGTGGCAAGGGGTGGTACGCTGGATCTCGATTCCCCTGGTGGCCGCCGTGCTGGTGGCCGGGTTGTTGTAA
- a CDS encoding metal-dependent hydrolase, producing MADFRTHLSAAVGGGTLLAFAGWQGGLWTPSEALPLGILTAFGGILPDIDADHSHAVRLIFNTMAVLAVMVGVLLLHAQLEPGALLMACGGLYVGVRLVLSPIFKRFSVHRGIWHSLLAAVLCGLVTSVAGYQWLGQPARLAWSQGLALLLGYCIHLLLDELYSVDLTGARLKRSFGTAIKPFDYSAPGNSLFMLLVAASLMLWLPPLASLHELLLQGSTFWR from the coding sequence ATGGCCGATTTTCGCACCCATCTGAGTGCCGCCGTGGGCGGCGGCACCCTGCTCGCCTTTGCCGGCTGGCAGGGTGGGCTCTGGACGCCGAGCGAGGCGTTACCGCTGGGGATATTGACCGCCTTCGGGGGCATCCTGCCCGATATCGATGCCGATCATTCCCACGCCGTGCGGCTGATATTCAATACCATGGCCGTACTGGCGGTAATGGTAGGGGTTCTCCTGCTGCATGCTCAGCTCGAGCCGGGGGCGTTGTTGATGGCGTGCGGCGGGCTCTATGTCGGGGTGCGCCTCGTACTCAGTCCGATTTTCAAGCGCTTTTCCGTGCATCGCGGCATCTGGCACTCGCTGCTGGCTGCCGTGCTGTGCGGATTGGTGACCAGCGTGGCCGGCTACCAGTGGCTCGGTCAGCCGGCCAGGTTGGCCTGGTCTCAAGGGCTGGCACTGCTGCTGGGCTACTGCATCCACCTGCTGCTCGACGAGCTCTACAGCGTGGATCTAACCGGCGCGCGGCTCAAGCGTTCCTTCGGCACGGCAATCAAGCCGTTCGACTACAGTGCGCCAGGCAATTCTCTGTTCATGCTGCTGGTCGCGGCGAGCCTGATGCTCTGGCTGCCGCCTCTCGCCTCCCTCCATGAACTGTTGCTTCAGGGTTCGACTTTCTGGCGGTAG
- a CDS encoding Na/Pi cotransporter family protein gives MKVETAPGPRNRQGWQPRLELLGLAAAAALLVSRPDLATLAAGLGLFLWGMTLLEEAVKRLSGGTLDRWLHTATSHPGRAIGVGALATALVQSSSLITLLAMSFVSAGLVALPGAIALLFGANLGTTTGAWLIASLGLRFDLAHYAMPLLALGLLSRYRLSGILSGIAGLLLGIGLLFLGIDFMKLGFEAWQDGIHLDGLVGDRLWHWPLFVLVGVLATVIMQSSHATLLLTLTALASGQLPYMPALAIAIGANIGTTVTAVLGALTAGVAARRLAGAHVIFNVATAAVALALLVPLAWLVDGVAELVGLAVTAWPLKLALFHTLFNLLGIVLMLPWIKRLADLLERRFPEPTRLPPTQARYLDSAALNHADTAVSAMEQECRRLDRRVYHLLCSAILMSSADVIGHPPERGSVEAPIDPEAWPLVNAHYHERIKPLLTGILDFQARIDVPLTEDQQQRLAKLQSRTLRMVEALRFGEVLQRSLLRHSARMSPLREAHDDLRLAVASGLNQLVEQQESQTIAAPIDEVRRHWQDEMARRLRSRRLDPWLASSLMNDLHQASRLIAALLEPSPL, from the coding sequence GTGAAAGTTGAGACAGCTCCCGGCCCCAGGAATCGTCAAGGCTGGCAGCCTCGCTTGGAACTGCTCGGCCTGGCAGCTGCTGCTGCCTTGCTGGTATCACGCCCCGACCTTGCCACGCTTGCCGCCGGACTTGGACTGTTCCTGTGGGGCATGACGCTGCTGGAAGAAGCCGTCAAACGCCTCTCCGGCGGCACCCTCGATCGCTGGTTGCACACCGCCACCAGCCACCCTGGACGAGCTATCGGAGTCGGCGCCTTGGCTACCGCTCTGGTTCAGTCCAGTTCGCTCATCACGCTGCTGGCCATGTCATTCGTCAGTGCCGGCCTGGTCGCCTTGCCCGGAGCCATCGCCTTGCTGTTCGGCGCCAACCTGGGCACGACCACCGGCGCCTGGCTGATCGCCTCGCTCGGCCTGCGTTTCGACCTGGCCCATTACGCCATGCCACTGCTCGCCCTCGGCCTGCTCAGCCGCTACCGCCTGAGTGGTATCCTGTCCGGCATTGCCGGGCTGCTGCTGGGAATTGGCCTGCTGTTCCTCGGCATCGATTTCATGAAGCTGGGTTTCGAGGCGTGGCAGGACGGCATCCATCTTGACGGGCTGGTCGGCGACCGGCTGTGGCACTGGCCGCTGTTCGTGCTGGTCGGTGTTCTCGCCACCGTGATAATGCAATCGAGCCATGCCACGCTACTGCTCACACTGACAGCCCTGGCCTCGGGCCAGCTACCCTACATGCCTGCACTGGCCATCGCCATCGGTGCCAATATCGGAACAACAGTAACTGCCGTGCTGGGTGCCCTGACGGCGGGAGTTGCCGCTCGGCGCCTGGCAGGCGCTCATGTGATCTTCAACGTGGCTACCGCTGCAGTCGCCTTGGCATTGCTGGTGCCGCTGGCCTGGCTGGTGGACGGCGTCGCCGAACTGGTGGGCCTGGCCGTTACGGCCTGGCCGCTCAAGCTGGCTCTGTTCCATACCCTGTTCAACTTGCTGGGCATCGTGCTGATGCTGCCTTGGATCAAGCGCCTGGCCGACCTGCTCGAGCGTCGCTTTCCAGAGCCTACGAGGCTGCCACCAACCCAGGCACGCTATCTGGACAGTGCCGCCCTGAATCACGCCGACACCGCGGTAAGCGCCATGGAGCAGGAGTGCCGACGTCTCGATCGGCGTGTCTACCATCTACTCTGCAGCGCTATTCTCATGTCCAGTGCGGACGTGATCGGTCATCCTCCGGAGCGAGGCAGCGTGGAAGCCCCAATCGACCCCGAGGCATGGCCACTGGTGAATGCTCACTATCACGAGCGCATCAAGCCCCTATTGACGGGTATCCTCGACTTCCAGGCACGTATCGACGTACCGCTTACCGAGGACCAACAGCAGCGCCTAGCGAAGCTTCAGTCGCGCACCTTGCGCATGGTAGAGGCTCTGCGCTTCGGCGAGGTACTGCAGCGCAGCCTGCTGCGTCACTCGGCACGCATGAGCCCCTTGCGCGAGGCCCACGACGACCTGCGGCTGGCCGTGGCAAGCGGCCTCAACCAGCTCGTCGAGCAGCAGGAAAGCCAGACGATAGCGGCACCCATCGACGAGGTCCGCCGTCATTGGCAGGACGAGATGGCCAGGCGGCTCCGTTCCCGTCGACTGGATCCCTGGCTCGCCTCCAGCTTGATGAACGACCTGCACCAGGCCAGTCGCCTGATCGCCGCCCTGTTGGAACCCTCTCCGCTTTGA
- a CDS encoding GntR family transcriptional regulator: MTYQNVRQPRLADVITERLEAMILEGSLKPGQRLPPERELAERFGVSRPSLREAIQKLATRGLLTSRQGGGTFVTRELNSGYSDPLLDMLARHQEFHLDLLEFRDAMEGISAYYAALRSTPADRAMLIKRFEELEACFAGRDPELEAKADAAFHLAIAEAAHNVLLLHTIRGIFHLLEKSIVDNLAHLFEKPQSRPMLMKQHRALLDAILEGRAEDARARSHEHLVFVEEELLEMERAETRAQRALRRAQALPEIQL, encoded by the coding sequence ATGACTTATCAGAACGTACGCCAGCCGCGACTGGCCGACGTCATCACCGAGCGCCTCGAGGCGATGATACTCGAGGGTAGTCTCAAGCCAGGCCAGCGACTGCCTCCGGAGCGCGAACTGGCCGAGCGCTTTGGAGTTTCGCGCCCTTCGCTACGCGAAGCTATTCAAAAGCTGGCGACCCGAGGCCTGCTGACCAGCCGTCAGGGCGGCGGCACCTTCGTCACGCGCGAGCTCAATAGCGGCTACAGCGATCCGTTGCTCGACATGCTGGCCAGGCACCAGGAGTTCCATCTGGATCTGCTCGAGTTCCGCGACGCCATGGAGGGCATTTCGGCCTATTATGCCGCCCTGCGCTCCACCCCGGCCGATCGCGCCATGCTGATCAAGCGCTTCGAGGAGCTGGAAGCCTGCTTCGCCGGCCGCGACCCGGAGCTTGAAGCCAAGGCAGATGCTGCCTTCCACCTGGCCATTGCCGAAGCGGCGCACAACGTACTGCTGCTGCACACCATTCGCGGTATTTTTCACTTACTGGAAAAGAGTATCGTCGATAACCTTGCCCACCTGTTCGAGAAACCCCAGTCGCGCCCAATGCTGATGAAGCAGCACCGCGCCCTGCTCGATGCCATTCTCGAAGGCCGGGCTGAGGATGCCCGCGCGCGCTCCCATGAGCATCTGGTCTTCGTCGAGGAAGAACTGCTCGAAATGGAGCGTGCCGAGACCCGTGCTCAGCGGGCACTAAGACGCGCCCAGGCGCTGCCGGAAATCCAGCTGTAG
- the prlC gene encoding oligopeptidase A has protein sequence MPHNPLLEPHELPPFAAIKSEHVVPAIDKLLADNRAGTEALVERAQQEAPTWESLAAPLEALNDRLSRAWSPVSHLNGTMNSPALREAYQACLGKLSDYSTWLGQHEGLFRAWQALKEGPAWAELDEAQRRSVDNTLRDFRLAGVDLPAEQKKRYGEIKARLSELSNTFSNQLLDATQAWHKDIDDTARLAGLPESALATLAANAEAKGVKGYRITLDFPSFYPVLTFADDRELRREVYTAFVTRASDQGPNAGEYDNAPIIEETLALRHELAELLGFASYADLSLATKMAESPRQVQDFLDDLARRAVPQAREEFAELAAYARETLDLPELAPWDIGYASEKLREARHAISQEQLRPYFPAPRVVDGLFRVVERLYGVTFEEDLQAPRYHPEVRYFRILENGEPIAGFYLDLYAREGKRGGAWMDECRVRRSHEDGGLQLPVAYLTCNFTRPVGDKPALLTHDEVTTLFHEFGHGLHHMLTRQTVAEVSGINGVAWDAVELPSQFMENYCWEREGLDLIAAHVDSGEALPAELLERLQAAKNFQSAMGLLRQLEFSLFDLRLHHELSAPTAAEVQALLDEVRDAVSVVPKADFNRFQNGFSHIFAGGYAAGYYSYKWAEVLSADAWSAFEEAGIFDSETGRRFRSEILEQGGARDAAELFRAFRGREPSVEPLLRHSGIRAA, from the coding sequence ATGCCCCACAATCCGCTGCTTGAGCCCCATGAGCTGCCCCCCTTCGCCGCGATCAAGTCGGAGCACGTGGTACCGGCAATCGACAAACTGCTCGCCGACAATCGCGCCGGGACCGAGGCTCTGGTCGAGCGCGCTCAGCAGGAGGCGCCAACCTGGGAGAGCCTGGCCGCTCCACTCGAGGCGCTCAACGACCGGCTGTCTCGTGCCTGGTCGCCGGTTTCGCATCTCAATGGCACCATGAATTCACCGGCTCTGCGCGAGGCCTACCAGGCCTGCCTGGGCAAGCTATCGGATTACAGCACCTGGCTGGGCCAGCATGAGGGGCTGTTCCGCGCCTGGCAGGCGCTCAAGGAGGGGCCGGCCTGGGCCGAGCTGGATGAAGCCCAGCGCCGCAGCGTCGACAATACCCTGCGCGACTTCCGCCTCGCCGGCGTCGACTTGCCGGCGGAGCAGAAGAAGCGCTACGGCGAGATCAAGGCGCGCCTATCGGAACTCTCCAACACCTTCTCCAACCAACTGCTCGATGCCACCCAGGCCTGGCACAAGGACATCGACGACACGGCCAGACTGGCCGGTTTGCCGGAGAGCGCCCTGGCGACACTGGCCGCCAATGCCGAGGCCAAAGGCGTCAAGGGCTATCGCATCACCCTTGATTTCCCCAGCTTCTACCCCGTGCTGACTTTTGCCGACGACCGCGAGCTGCGCCGCGAGGTCTACACCGCCTTTGTCACCCGCGCTTCGGACCAGGGGCCCAATGCCGGCGAGTACGACAACGCACCGATCATCGAGGAAACCTTGGCCCTGCGCCACGAACTGGCCGAACTGCTCGGCTTCGCCAGCTATGCCGATCTGTCCTTGGCCACCAAGATGGCCGAGTCACCCCGTCAGGTGCAGGACTTTCTCGACGACCTTGCTCGCCGTGCGGTGCCCCAAGCCCGGGAGGAGTTCGCCGAACTCGCAGCCTATGCTCGCGAAACGCTTGACCTCCCCGAGCTGGCCCCCTGGGATATCGGCTATGCCAGCGAAAAGCTGCGCGAGGCTCGCCACGCCATCTCCCAGGAGCAGCTACGTCCCTACTTCCCTGCGCCAAGAGTGGTCGACGGCCTGTTCCGCGTCGTCGAGCGCCTCTACGGCGTCACCTTCGAAGAGGATCTCCAGGCGCCCCGCTACCATCCCGAGGTACGCTACTTCCGCATCCTGGAGAACGGAGAGCCCATTGCCGGCTTCTACCTCGACCTCTACGCCCGCGAAGGCAAGCGCGGCGGCGCCTGGATGGACGAGTGCCGAGTACGCCGCTCCCACGAGGATGGAGGCCTTCAGTTGCCGGTGGCCTACCTGACCTGCAACTTCACCCGCCCGGTGGGCGACAAGCCGGCGCTGTTGACCCACGACGAAGTCACCACCCTGTTCCATGAGTTCGGCCATGGCCTGCACCACATGCTGACCCGGCAGACGGTGGCCGAAGTGTCCGGCATCAACGGCGTGGCCTGGGACGCGGTGGAACTGCCCAGCCAGTTCATGGAGAACTATTGCTGGGAGCGCGAGGGCCTCGACCTGATCGCCGCACACGTCGACAGCGGCGAGGCATTGCCGGCTGAGCTGCTGGAGCGACTGCAAGCGGCCAAGAACTTCCAGTCGGCCATGGGCCTGCTGCGCCAGCTGGAGTTTTCGCTGTTCGATCTGCGCCTGCACCATGAGCTGAGCGCGCCCACGGCGGCCGAGGTGCAGGCCCTGCTCGACGAGGTGCGCGATGCCGTATCGGTCGTGCCGAAGGCCGACTTCAATCGCTTTCAGAACGGCTTCAGCCATATCTTCGCCGGCGGTTATGCCGCAGGCTACTACAGCTACAAGTGGGCCGAGGTACTCTCTGCCGATGCCTGGAGCGCCTTCGAGGAGGCCGGCATCTTCGACTCTGAAACCGGGCGTCGCTTCCGCAGCGAGATACTCGAGCAGGGCGGGGCTCGCGACGCTGCAGAGCTGTTCCGGGCCTTCCGCGGCCGCGAGCCCAGCGTCGAGCCGCTGCTACGCCACAGCGGTATCCGTGCTGCCTGA
- a CDS encoding gamma carbonic anhydrase family protein, giving the protein MNSNDPIRRWQGSRPTLGARVYVDPACMVLGDVTLGDDCSVWPMAVIRGDMHRIRIGARTSVQDGSVLHITHASDFNPDGFPLTIGDDVTIGHKAILHGCTLGSRILVGMGAIVMDGAVVEDEVIIAAGAVVTPGKRLESGFVYVGNPAKALRPLKDKERAFFPYTAGNYVKLKNQYLAEYGESTEK; this is encoded by the coding sequence ATGAACTCAAACGATCCCATTCGCCGCTGGCAGGGTTCACGGCCCACTCTGGGGGCGAGAGTCTACGTGGACCCGGCCTGCATGGTGCTGGGCGACGTGACGTTGGGCGACGACTGTTCGGTCTGGCCCATGGCGGTGATTCGTGGTGACATGCATCGTATCCGCATCGGTGCTCGCACCAGCGTGCAGGATGGCAGCGTGCTTCACATCACACACGCCAGCGATTTCAACCCCGACGGCTTTCCATTGACCATTGGCGACGATGTCACCATTGGCCATAAGGCGATCCTGCACGGCTGCACTCTGGGCAGTCGTATCCTGGTCGGCATGGGCGCCATCGTCATGGACGGCGCGGTGGTCGAGGATGAGGTGATCATCGCCGCCGGTGCCGTGGTGACTCCAGGCAAGCGTCTCGAGAGCGGTTTCGTCTATGTCGGCAATCCGGCCAAGGCGCTGCGTCCGCTGAAGGACAAGGAGCGCGCTTTTTTCCCCTATACCGCTGGCAATTACGTGAAGCTGAAGAATCAGTATCTGGCGGAATATGGAGAGTCGACAGAGAAGTAA
- a CDS encoding sensor histidine kinase, protein MKGPHRPPRLPLPLRWLLLLLLPLGLILVMWQASQVAREQALQSLMREAENELRLSAAGLEGHLTRHDYLPQLLASREMVQRFLLNQGQQDAMPLNLLLDQFRATADVSDVYLLDANANTVAASNWHRPDTFIGQNYAFRSYYQDAIQGKRGRFYGLGVQSLERGYYFSAPVWLDDTAPDARPSGVMVIKVLLDAIEESWAEQDAELMVTDEDDIIFMASHPALRMAALHPLSEQERQALLATRRYADEPLSPSGIEVFAQRSDGSQLVRFDQGPLTGSRYLGLARPMEAFGWNMHILKPLGTVYRAQWLAAALAGGLYGVVVLAGGIGWQRLRLRRERELFAERERHTLARARDELERNVEHRTRDLLETNRLLSDEIEERRRAEENLRQTRDELIQAAKLAVLGQLAAGINHELNQPLAAIRAYAENARAFLERQRLEAADANLAQVVELTERMAEISAQLRQFSRKSDSSLTAVSVQACFDYALRLYQSRLRDVEVIRCWEDEVWVHADLVRLEQVLVNLIGNALQAMTESPVPKLILSVEVEQAQVRISVTDTGPGIPEPHLSRIFEPFFTTKSPGSGLGLGLSISARIIKDLGGSIEATNPPGAGACFTITLPREERPDASQSSPTQEQRSHA, encoded by the coding sequence GTGAAAGGCCCTCATCGCCCGCCCCGCCTGCCGCTCCCCCTGCGCTGGCTGTTACTGCTACTGCTGCCGCTCGGCCTGATTCTGGTCATGTGGCAAGCCTCCCAAGTAGCGCGCGAACAGGCGTTGCAATCCCTGATGCGGGAGGCCGAGAACGAGCTGCGTCTCTCCGCCGCCGGCCTCGAAGGCCATCTTACGCGCCATGACTACCTGCCGCAGTTACTGGCTTCGCGGGAGATGGTTCAGCGCTTCCTGCTCAACCAGGGGCAGCAGGACGCCATGCCACTCAACCTGTTGCTCGACCAGTTCCGTGCTACCGCCGATGTCTCGGACGTCTACCTGCTGGATGCAAACGCGAATACCGTGGCCGCCAGCAACTGGCATCGGCCCGATACCTTCATTGGCCAGAACTACGCCTTCCGCAGCTACTACCAGGATGCCATCCAGGGCAAGCGCGGCCGCTTCTACGGGCTGGGCGTGCAGTCGTTGGAACGTGGCTACTATTTCTCGGCTCCGGTGTGGCTCGATGATACCGCCCCCGACGCCCGTCCCAGCGGGGTGATGGTGATCAAGGTGCTGCTCGATGCGATAGAAGAGAGCTGGGCCGAGCAGGACGCCGAGCTGATGGTGACCGACGAAGACGACATTATCTTCATGGCCAGCCATCCCGCGCTGCGCATGGCCGCACTGCATCCACTCTCCGAGCAGGAGCGGCAGGCGCTGCTGGCCACTCGCCGCTACGCTGACGAGCCACTGTCTCCATCCGGCATCGAAGTCTTCGCCCAGCGCAGCGATGGCAGCCAACTGGTGCGTTTCGATCAGGGGCCGCTGACCGGCAGCCGCTATCTCGGCCTGGCCCGCCCCATGGAGGCGTTCGGTTGGAATATGCACATCCTCAAGCCGCTCGGCACCGTTTATCGGGCACAGTGGCTGGCCGCCGCGCTGGCCGGTGGACTCTACGGCGTGGTGGTACTGGCCGGCGGCATCGGCTGGCAACGCCTGCGGCTGCGTCGTGAACGGGAGCTGTTCGCCGAGCGCGAGCGCCACACCCTGGCCCGTGCGCGGGACGAACTGGAGCGCAATGTCGAGCACCGCACCCGCGACTTGCTGGAGACCAACCGCCTGCTCTCCGATGAGATCGAAGAGCGACGCCGGGCGGAGGAGAATCTTCGCCAGACCCGCGACGAGCTGATACAGGCCGCCAAGCTTGCCGTACTCGGCCAACTGGCCGCCGGTATCAATCATGAACTCAACCAGCCGCTGGCCGCCATTCGCGCCTACGCCGAAAATGCCCGCGCCTTCCTCGAGCGTCAGCGACTGGAAGCCGCCGATGCCAACCTGGCCCAGGTCGTCGAGCTGACCGAACGCATGGCCGAGATCAGCGCACAATTGCGCCAGTTCTCACGCAAGAGCGATAGCTCGCTGACGGCGGTATCGGTGCAGGCATGTTTCGATTATGCGCTGCGGCTCTACCAGAGCCGCCTGCGCGACGTCGAGGTGATTCGCTGTTGGGAGGATGAAGTCTGGGTGCATGCCGACCTGGTGCGCCTCGAGCAGGTGCTGGTCAACCTGATTGGCAACGCGCTTCAGGCCATGACGGAATCGCCCGTGCCCAAGCTCATCCTCAGCGTCGAGGTCGAGCAGGCCCAGGTGCGGATCAGCGTCACCGATACCGGCCCCGGCATCCCGGAGCCGCACCTGTCGCGCATCTTCGAGCCCTTCTTCACCACCAAATCCCCCGGCAGCGGACTGGGGCTGGGATTGTCGATCTCAGCGCGCATCATCAAGGATCTGGGAGGTAGCATCGAGGCCACCAACCCTCCTGGCGCCGGCGCCTGTTTCACCATTACCCTGCCCCGCGAGGAACGTCCCGACGCTTCCCAGTCATCGCCAACCCAGGAGCAACGCTCACATGCATGA